Within the Microbacterium sp. 1S1 genome, the region TAGGCCTGGTAGTCGAAGTTCGACATCTGGATCGGCTTCAGGCTCCCCAGAATCCACGGCACGGCGCGGGCATCGTCGTTATGGAAGTACTCAATATCGCAGCGGCACCACACTCCGCCGACCAAGAGCTTCTGATTCGCGTTGACGGTACTCGGCTCAACGACGACGCCGCTGATCCCGAGGTTCGCGAACGACGCCTCGTAGACGTCATCCTTCTCGTTCAAGGTGACGTTGACTTTGTCGATGATCCGGAATCGGCCCTTCTCACGAATCTTCGACTTGACCAGTTCCGACTCGTTGCGGTGCACGTAATGTTGAGCGAGGATGCCCCGCACCTTGTCGATGCCCGCTTGGATCGTCGCCTCGTCGTCGGATGCCGCATACTGGCCGAGCAAGTACTCCAGCACGTACGACGGCACGATCGCGTTGCCCTTGACTGCCTTTACGAGATCCTTGCGAACGACGGCGCCGGCGAAATGCTCGTTGATCTTCGGGTCGAGTTCGCTCTCCGGGGCGGTCTCCTGCGGGACCCCACCATCGACAGCCTCCGCGAGAGGCGGGGCTGTTGTGAGGTCGATGTCGTCACTCATCAGAAATCCCATCCGTCGTCACTCGCGAAAGCGCGCTTCACCGTGTACGGCACCCCTCGATACTTCTTCCACTGGTCGGTGCCTTCGATCGGTTCCGACAAGCGGAACTCAACGCTCTGGTTGTTCGCGCTGTCTGCGTCCTTGCTCAGCAGCAGCGTCACGCTTTGGAAGCGGTCGCGTCCTTCCGCGCTGTCCGAGTCGAAGATCATCTCCTGCTCGTTCGAGATCAGCTGGTCCCCCAAGTAGAGTCCAGCGCGAAGCCGCCGCGCAGGCCGGTTCGGCTCCACCTTGGTCGACTGGTACAGCTTCACCACGACCTGACCGGTCGTAATCTTGTCGGACTCCGGATGGATCTCGACGTTGACGGGCTCGACCGTATCGCTGCGCCCCTTGTTGATCGAGATGACGGGCACGACGATCTCCTGCAGTGACGCTCCCCCATGCACGAACTGAAATCCTGCGCCGGGCTGAACGATGCGCTGGATGGAGTTCGGGATCTGTACCTCAAGATCGCTCGAGAGGCCGATCTGCTCCGGTTGGAAGGTCCGGAATGCGGGGTCCTGCTTTAGTCCCCGGCCGAGCACGTAGCGTCGCTTCTCGGCCACGATCTTCTCGCCCTGCGGCTTCACAGTGAGGTTGAACTGAGGGGCTAGCTTCGACCGTTGAAAAATGAAGCCGTGGTCCGCCGTCACGAAGATGTTCGTCGCGTTCGCGCTCGCGAGCTTCTTGATGATGTCGAGCAGCTCGCGGATCGCGTCCGCTGCGGCGGTGAATGTGCGGTGCTCTGACACTGCCTTGTCGCCAGTGGCATCGATCGTGTCGTGGTATACGTACAGAACCTGATGCGATGCGTACAGGTCTCGGCGATCGGCCGGCTTCATCTCGATGAAAGTCTTAGCTTGGATCGCTGCCCCACCAACAGAGTTGAGAATCTTCGTCCGGTTCGCGGTACCGTCTGACTTCTGCCCGTCGACAAGCACGGGATCCCCGTTAGGCGAGTGGGCAAGCGTCTGGTTCGGCAACAGGGATGCCATCCCCAACTGGGTGTAGCTCGGGAGCACGCCCAACACGGCTTCGATCTTGGCTTCGAACTTGTTTTCGCCGCGAATACTCGAGGTGAGTTCTTCTGCGACCTCGTAGCGCAAGGCATCCGAGATGACGACGACTGCCTTCTTGCGGCCCTTGAGGATCTTGGCCACGTAGTGCTCGTAGAACGACGATTGGGAGGGGACGTTGAGGGTCCGCCAGCGCTCCACCCCGTCGACCTGCTCCTGCCAATTCGCGCCGAGTTTCGCTAGGTAGTCGGTGACGTACGCGTTCTCCACGAGGTCACCCAATGCTTCGAGCGGCTGTTTGAACTCGGCGGTCAGGTATGCATGGGTGAACCGTCGGTAGAGCTGGTCGATGCGGAACCATTCGTCGCGATACCGCGTCAGCCCCTCATCGAAGGAAGCGATGTCGAATTTCGCGGTTCGGATCGCAGGGATCAGTTCCGCCGCGGCGCTCACCGCGTCGTAGAGCGTCGCGTAGTCGTCGGCCCAGAAGCTTTCGCGGCGTCGAGCGCTGATTGTGTCAAGCATGTCTCTCGTCGACATCGACTGCGAGATGATGCTCTCGACGAGACGGTGGATGACTTCACGCTCGGATGCCTCAAAGACATCAGAGTCGCGGAGCGTCTCCCAGGGCAGTTGCGTGGCCACGTTCTTATAGTTGAGGTCATCCTCAATCTTCCGGGCAAGTGCCTTCATCGCGGGTGCACTCCGCTTGGAATCACGAAAGCTACGGAAGTCGATGGCGAGATTACGCGCCTTGTTCGAGGAAGCGGTATCGAAGCCCTCCGCCGCGCGCTGGAACATCCATAGGGCGAAACCAGCTACGGTCGGGGCAGCCGTTGCGTAGCCGTAGATGTGCTGGGCGCCGGCCCAGTGGAAGTCAACAAGCTCGTGCTTCTGGATGGCCTCGACCCCGGCAGAATTTCCGTCTGCGTGCTGGATGAGCAGCGCGCGCGTTAGCTCGGAGAAGCTGTGCTCCTTCTGACCTAACAGCGCCGCGCACATCTTGGCTCGCACGACGGTTAGATCGTCTCCAGGCGCGAGTAGCGCTCGGAACCTGGCCACCAACTTACTGTCCCCGAAGAACGTGGCATGCTGCGCGACGAGTTCGGCGGCTCCAGGTCCGGTCAGGCCGAGGGTCGCCCCCATGAGCGCGCTGCGGTCGGCGGTGAAGATGGGGCCATTCGAGAGTTCTAGGTCCAGCAGCCAGTTCCCCACACCCTCGGGCACCTTTCCGGTGCGATAGATCAGGAACTTCGACACCTTATCCTCGCGCAGGATCCGATGTTTGAGCGCGAACTCGTTGTCGGCAACGCGCAACGCCGTGACGCCGACCGGCAGGTGATCCTCGAGCTCGTCGGCATAGCTGCCGTCAGAGTCGTGCCACACGACAATACGCGAGCCCTCGAATCGGGCTGCGAGATGATCGGCGATCGTTGGAGTCTTATTCATTCCTCAGCCTCGTCGTCGCGGCCTGGACCGCGTGCCGAGAACCTCCGTCTGGATGCCGCGGCCCGACCCGCCGTTTCATCAGCATTAACGCAAGGATCGCTTGCACGGCAACCCCTGCGCGGGCTTCCTCGATCAGCGACCTTCCCCGATCGATCAGGCCATCTGCGCCACTTGGTACGGCCTGCCCTGGTTCAACCATTGCTCACCTCCAGCGCTGCGATCTTCTTCACCGCTGGACGCAACTTCGGGTAGTTCGCTTTCACGCCATCGTCAAGATCGATCGCAACCTGCTTCGTTGCGAGCGGGTAGAGCACGTCGTGCTCATAGTCTCGCAACTCAGCAAGCACCTTACGGAACCAGTCGGCTTCCTTTTGGTCCTTGACCGACCCGCCACCGACACTGGCCGCTTCCGCCTGCTGGAGGGCAACCGTGAGCTTCGCCTCATACTCGCGCAGATACTCATTGAGCACCGTCGAGGCCGTAGAAGGCGTGTAACGGTGCAGGTAGATCAGTGCATTGAACGATCCCTTTGGACTAGAGAACATCCAGTAGATCGGCCGCTGTTTGTAGCGCTGCACGTGATCGTCGTAGAACCTCGACTTGCCGGACTTCGTGATGAAGTAGTCACGCAGTGCCTTCACGCCGAGCGACTCTGCCACGAAGCGCAAATTCTGCTCGAAGTGCTCGGTACCGAACGCCGCTCGTAGGAACTGCCGGAAGCGCTCGACGATATCGTCTTCGAACCACCCGTCGTCGACGAAGGGGATGACGTTGTCGAGATCTGGCATGAACGTCGGCGAAGGAACCTTTGCGAGGTAATCCTGGAGCGTGGATCCCTGATCGCCGAGGATCAGCCCCGGCTTATCCAGGCTATATCTCCCGAACATGCAGCCCACCGCATACGAAACGAGATCGACGATGGCAGATTCCGCGAAGAGAACATCTCGTTCCTCGGGTGTCTTGTTTGGCCAGCGGAACGCTGAGTTGTTCGTGAGTGAGACACGCTCGAGCGGCACGTGCGAGGGCACTTCGTCTTCGAGCTCATACAGCTTCGCTACGGCTTCGTTGTTCTCTATCTCCAATCGCTGCTGTTCGAGTGAGCGCAACTTCCAGTCGTCGCGATACTGCGCAACGGTCTGCTCAAGCGTCTTCAACAGGTGCCTCACTATGTAGTGACTGGTTCAACTTCCACAGGCGTCGACGCGCCAGGCGCGGGGCGACCGAGGCAGTCGATATGTGATTTCACCAGGCTACCGGCCCAGTCCGACCATAGTCGCAGACGATGCGAGTGCCGCTCGAGTTCGTGTGCGATCGGTATGGAGGTAAGCCTGTGTGCTCAGCACTGATGAATGCCCAAGCACGGCTTTGATCGTGCTGTCATCGACACCGCCGGCAAGGAGCAGAGTGGCAGCAGTATGTCGCGCTTCGTAGAGCAACGGACGACGGGTCTCGCCACTCGGAAGCGACACGGTAACCCCAGCCTGGTCAGCGATCTCGTACCACTGCGCACGATCGAACTCGGCCGAGCGTGGGGCGCCGTCACCACGCGGCCACACGAGGTTGAATGATGAAGACGGCGCACTTGCTCGCCAGGTGGACAGCGCCTCGGCGAGCCATGGAACCATCGGCACAACACGGATCCCAGCACGCGTCTTAGGTCGGACCAAATGATGCGCGCCCGAAAGGTGCCGTGACTCGAACCCGCGGGGGACCCGGAAGCCGCTCGCCGGGCGTCGGCGCTCCACGTAAGGTAGTGCCTTGAGCTGCCATGCGAGCGTATGGTCGCCGCTTCCAGATCAACCATGTCCCAGGTGAGCCCGAGTGCTTCCGCAGGGCGCAGTCCCTCCACGAGCGCCGCTACCCAGCGGGAGGCGTCCGGGCGCGTTGCGACGACAGCGATGATCCGCATCGTATCGTCAACACTGAGCGCCTGCCGTGTGGACACGCCCAAACCAGGCCCGCTCGTCTCGCGAGCACGTTGCGATACCTGGTAGCCCTCAGCAACCGCGTCCGCGAGGATCTTTCCCAGCACCGCGTGCGTGCGCTGCATCGTGGGGAGCGCGAGCCCCGCACCTTCCTGAACTGATGCGACTTTGCGCACATCAGCAGGTACTAGGGCATCGAGTCGGAGATGACCTAGTGTCGGGACGATCCAGCGGTTAACCGCTGATCGATCGGAGACGTACGTGCCAGGGCGCACAACCAACTGTCGTTGCGTGAGCCATTGATCGGTCCACCGCTTGACAGTAATCGTGGCGAACGACGTGACCAGCCCCTCGGCCGCGATTCGTCGCTGTGCTTCTGCGAGCCGGACACGGATCGCCGCCTCCGTCCGCGCCTTGAGAGTGAGCCGACGCCGCGTTCCCCGCTCGGTCCAGCCGGCCTCGATGGTCGCCACCCACTGGCCCCGGGAGTTCTGGTAGATCGATCCTGACCCTTTGCTGCGTTGCGTGTGTTCCATCGTTCTAGGTCACACCACCGCGACCCGGTCGTCAGGGTAGCCATCGGGTTAGCCATCCATTCGTCCCACGACTTCTTCGTGCCGCTGAGTCTCGAACTCGCTGCCGAGCGCTGTTGGGCGTGGGATCAGGCTATTCCTCGGCGTCGAACGGGTAGCCATCGGGATGGCCATCGAGCCCCGAGCTGGGTTACAAGCATGAGCGGCTGTCGCTGCCTTCACGACCTCCGCGGGCCCTACAGACAGGCGTATCCGCGTGCACTTCCAAACCTCCTTTCACAGTTCATGAAGGACAGGTACCCCGATTCGAAGTCCGACCTGTTCGCGAGCTTCATCGAGCGCTGCACGAACCTCGCCGGACCTCGAGGAACCGTAGCCATGATCACGATGCAGTCCTGGATGTTCCTCAGCTCGTACGAGAAGCTCCGCGCCTCACTCCTCACCAAGCAGCGGATCACCTCGATGCTGCACCTTGGCGCTCGCGCCTTTGATTCGATCGGGGGCGATGTCGTCTCTTCGACCGCGTTCACCATGACGAACGTACCGCCAGAAGCCCGCGGTACTGACCGCACGCGCGCGGGCACCTTCATCC harbors:
- a CDS encoding tyrosine-type recombinase/integrase — protein: MERRRPASGFRVPRGFESRHLSGAHHLVRPKTRAGIRVVPMVPWLAEALSTWRASAPSSSFNLVWPRGDGAPRSAEFDRAQWYEIADQAGVTVSLPSGETRRPLLYEARHTAATLLLAGGVDDSTIKAVLGHSSVLSTQAYLHTDRTRTRAALASSATMVGLGR
- the pglZ gene encoding BREX-1 system phosphatase PglZ type A, whose protein sequence is MNKTPTIADHLAARFEGSRIVVWHDSDGSYADELEDHLPVGVTALRVADNEFALKHRILREDKVSKFLIYRTGKVPEGVGNWLLDLELSNGPIFTADRSALMGATLGLTGPGAAELVAQHATFFGDSKLVARFRALLAPGDDLTVVRAKMCAALLGQKEHSFSELTRALLIQHADGNSAGVEAIQKHELVDFHWAGAQHIYGYATAAPTVAGFALWMFQRAAEGFDTASSNKARNLAIDFRSFRDSKRSAPAMKALARKIEDDLNYKNVATQLPWETLRDSDVFEASEREVIHRLVESIISQSMSTRDMLDTISARRRESFWADDYATLYDAVSAAAELIPAIRTAKFDIASFDEGLTRYRDEWFRIDQLYRRFTHAYLTAEFKQPLEALGDLVENAYVTDYLAKLGANWQEQVDGVERWRTLNVPSQSSFYEHYVAKILKGRKKAVVVISDALRYEVAEELTSSIRGENKFEAKIEAVLGVLPSYTQLGMASLLPNQTLAHSPNGDPVLVDGQKSDGTANRTKILNSVGGAAIQAKTFIEMKPADRRDLYASHQVLYVYHDTIDATGDKAVSEHRTFTAAADAIRELLDIIKKLASANATNIFVTADHGFIFQRSKLAPQFNLTVKPQGEKIVAEKRRYVLGRGLKQDPAFRTFQPEQIGLSSDLEVQIPNSIQRIVQPGAGFQFVHGGASLQEIVVPVISINKGRSDTVEPVNVEIHPESDKITTGQVVVKLYQSTKVEPNRPARRLRAGLYLGDQLISNEQEMIFDSDSAEGRDRFQSVTLLLSKDADSANNQSVEFRLSEPIEGTDQWKKYRGVPYTVKRAFASDDGWDF
- a CDS encoding class I SAM-dependent DNA methyltransferase → MKTLEQTVAQYRDDWKLRSLEQQRLEIENNEAVAKLYELEDEVPSHVPLERVSLTNNSAFRWPNKTPEERDVLFAESAIVDLVSYAVGCMFGRYSLDKPGLILGDQGSTLQDYLAKVPSPTFMPDLDNVIPFVDDGWFEDDIVERFRQFLRAAFGTEHFEQNLRFVAESLGVKALRDYFITKSGKSRFYDDHVQRYKQRPIYWMFSSPKGSFNALIYLHRYTPSTASTVLNEYLREYEAKLTVALQQAEAASVGGGSVKDQKEADWFRKVLAELRDYEHDVLYPLATKQVAIDLDDGVKANYPKLRPAVKKIAALEVSNG